One window of Etheostoma spectabile isolate EspeVRDwgs_2016 unplaced genomic scaffold, UIUC_Espe_1.0 scaffold00005791, whole genome shotgun sequence genomic DNA carries:
- the LOC116677769 gene encoding olfactory receptor 5B12-like, translating into MGNDTSVGDVLILERLKVTSQSSVPAFILLLLIYVFIMVSNIGLVVLILRNRSLQQPMYLLVCNMSINDVFGATTVVPHVLRDLVTSDSERYIRYTDCAIQAFCVHLHASASHTVLMIMAFDRYVAICNPLRYAAVMTNRAVAALSAAAWGTAFVLVAVLVGLSVRLSRCRSLVFNLFCDNASLFQLSCESVLVNNVYGLGYTVVLLGSSLGSVALTYLRIATVCWRSQNRAVNGKALQTCATHLAVYVLLVVSGFLIVILHRFPLLAEHRKVASVLGHVALPALNAVIYGLLNKEVRHRIKTGFQNNKVT; encoded by the coding sequence ATGGGGAATGACACTTCCGTTGGGGATGTTCTAATCTTAGAGAGGTTAAAGGTCACCTCCCAGTCCTCCGTCCCCgccttcatcctcctcctcctcatctacGTCTTCATCATGGTGTCCAACATCGGCCTGGTGGTGCTGATCTTGCGCAACCGGAGCCTCCAGCAGCCGATGTACCTGCTCGTCTGCAACATGAGCATCAACGACGTCTTCGGGGCGACGACAGTGGTCCCCCACGTCCTCCGAGACCTGGTGACCTCAGACTCGGAGCGCTACATCCGTTACACCGACTGTGCCATCCAGGCGTTTTGTGTTCACCTCCACGCGAGTGCGTCCCACACGGTGCTCATGATCATGGCCTTCGATCGCTACGTGGCCATCTGCAACCCGCTGCGGTACGCCGCCGTCATGACCAACCGGGCGGTGGCGGCGCTGTCGGCGGCCGCGTGGGGAACCGCCTTCGTGCTGGTGGCGGTTCTGGTGGGGCTCAGCGTCCGCCTGTCGCGCTGCCGGTCGCTCGTCTTCAACCTGTTCTGCGACAACGCGTCCTTGTTCCAGCTGTCCTGCGAGAGCGTCCTCGTCAACAACGTCTACGGCCTCGGCTACACGGTGGTGCTGCTGGGCTCGTCCCTCGGCAGCGTCGCGCTCACCTACCTGAGGATCGCCACGGTGTGTTGGAGGAGTCAGAACCGAGCCGTGAACGGCAAGGCGCTGCAGACCTGCGCCACCCACCTGGCCGTGTACGTCCTCCTCGTGGTGTCCGGCTTCCTCATCGTGATCCTGCACCGCTTCCCTCTCCTGGCCGAACACCGGAAGGTCGCCAGCGTCCTGGGACACGTGGCCCTGCCGGCCCTGAACGCCGTTATCTACGGTCTGCTGAACAAAGAGGTCCGGCACAGGATCAAAACTGGGTTTCAGAACAATAAAGTAACATGA
- the LOC116677768 gene encoding olfactory receptor 146-like — translation MENYTYNSYTLQLEGLIVSEKSTYPVFFFFVFSYLFIMIANIGIVVLVFIDKNLHQPMYLLFCNLPLNDVLGNSIMVPRLMLDLLRPPSERLISYYECVVQAFTTHVFGTTAHTALMIMAFDRYVAICDPLRYAAIMTNKMVMKLTVSAWGASIVLIGVVLGLTIRLNRCRTLITNPYCDNPSLFKLSCEDVSINNIYGLVFVVVLDTVSIGSTVLTYTKIAIVCLMSKNKSLNSKALKTCSTHLFAYLIMLSNGTLIIILHRFPQYSDQRKMASILFHIIPGCLNPIIYGVQSKEIRKFLSQSFQFKKVLPSL, via the coding sequence ATGGAGAACTACACCTACAACAGCTACACCCTCCAGCTGGAGGGGTTAATTGTTTCAGAGAAGTCTACATAccctgtcttcttctttttcgtTTTCTCCTACCTGTTCATAATGATAGCAAATATTGGTATTGTAGTTCTGGTTTTCATTGACAAAAACCTCCACCAGCCCATGTATCTGCTGTTTTGCAACCTGCCCTTAAATGATGTGCTTGGAAACTCTATCATGGTTCCTCGGTTGATGTTGGACTTGTTGCGTCCCCCCTCTGAGCGCCTCATCAGTTATTATGAATGTGTGGTCCAAGCTTTTACAACACATGTATTTGGGACCACTGCCCATACAGCGCTGATGATCATGGCCTTTGACAGGTACGTGGCCATCTGTGATCCCCTGCGCTATGCCGCCATAATGACCAACAAGATGGTGATGAAGCTGACAGTTTCTGCCTGGGGGGCGTCCATTGTGTTGATCGGGGTTGTTCTCGGTCTGACCATCCGGCTGAACCGATGCAGGACTCTGATCACAAACCCTTACTGTGACAATCCCTCTCTGTTCAAACTCTCCTGTGAGGATGTGTCTATTAATAACATCTATGGCCTCGTTTTTGTGGTAGTTCTGGACACAGTTTCCATAGGCAGCACGGTTCTCACCTACACTAAGATTGCAATAGTCTGTCTGATGAGTAAAAACAAGTCTCTGAACAGTAAAGCCTTAAAAACCTGCAGCACTCATCTCTTTGCATATCTAATTATGTTGTCAAATGGAACGCTGATCATCATCCTGCATCGCTTCCCTCAGTATTCAGACCAACGAAAaatggcctccattttgttccACATCATCCCCGGCTGCCTCAACCCCATTATTTATGGCGTGCAGTCTAAAGAGATTCGGAAATTCCTGTCACAGTCATTCCAGTTCAAAAAGGTTTTGCCATCACTGTAG